A DNA window from Eremothecium cymbalariae DBVPG#7215 chromosome 3, complete sequence contains the following coding sequences:
- the SRB2 gene encoding Srb2p (similar to Ashbya gossypii AAL082W), producing the protein MKQTAVIFIEKATPSTITQFHDVLSTHVISVQEKWSFELKTFRSSVKNIPSDDTRVMYSLTLTHRDNQTVTIKKHSAIVTGHHVTEQLTSNGCSTGFPESFDNIITSKLSNIWTQRQSIKGDFGSSYKTSDLVVRAANVFSSSGFKGLLLELEGDESSEMDFDTKVETIQSLLDEISSREFKLSKDRMKDTEPNFLCDLAYQYVKVLD; encoded by the exons ATGAAGCAGACCGC AGTCATCTTTATAGAGAAAGCCACGCCTTCCACTATCACTCAATTCCATGATGTGCTTTCAACCCATGTTATATCTGTACAAGAAAAATGGTCGTTTGAGTTGAAGACTTTTAGGTCCAGTGTAAAGAATATTCCCTCAGATGATACTAGAGTTATGTACTCTTTGACACTAACGCATCGTGATAATCAAACTGTAACTATAAAGAAACATTCAGCTATTGTCACGGGACATCATGTAACCGAACAGCTGACTTCAAATGGGTGTTCTACTGGGTTTCCAGAATCTTTTGATAACATCATAACATCTAAACTATCTAATATTTGGACGCAAAGACAGTCTATCAAAGGGGACTTCGGGAGTTCGTATAAAACTTCGGATTTGGTAGTTAGAGCGGCAAATGTGTTTTCTTCTAGTGGGTTTAAAGGATTACTCCTGGAATTGGAGGGGGATGAAAGCTCAGAAATGGATTTTGATACTAAGGTGGAGACCATACAGTCTCTTTTAGATGAAATATCGAGTCGGGAGTTTAAATTGAGCAAGGATAGAATGAAAGATACCGAACCAAACTTTTTGTGCGATTTAGCCTATCAGTATGTGAAAGTTTTAGATTAG
- the RTT103 gene encoding Rtt103p (similar to Ashbya gossypii AAL081C), whose amino-acid sequence MSFSEEQFIGKLNGLDETQESIVGASKWLLTLYKEAHVVAQSWSKYILMTTTNTRRKLLAIYLVNDVIQQAKHKRILQFGNEFGKVLPEVFSQVFPDLPQELQKKVKRVVHIWRQRQILSENVLAKIEDHIKKGKPTSTGSSNNADSKIEDITSLYQSLGKYTPSIKSTRLKFEKSLDALDPKSMVYPENFKTVTKIATSAKEILHKSIDMRRTLLKHLETLGEEQKKVLNSELDSISEIDLLLSLKDPSNVQTSSAVNDDVLPTYEQEIDSENSSEESDDDSKSKKRSSEDESDPQLKRVKVFASDDVMNSGYEPTAMLNTDAAAITPDEQNSITSSIQDLLSKLAN is encoded by the coding sequence ATGTCATTTTCTGAGGAACAGTTTATTGGAAAGCTTAATGGGTTGGACGAGACGCAAGAATCAATTGTTGGCGCTTCTAAGTGGTTATTGACATTATACAAAGAAGCTCATGTGGTTGCCCAAAGCTGGTCCAAATACATTTTAATGACGACTACTAACACAAGAAGGAAGCTGCTGGCGATATATTTAGTTAATGATGTTATCCAGCAGGCAAAACATAAACGTATATTACAATTTGGAAATGAATTTGGTAAGGTTTTACCTGAAGTATTTAGCCAAGTATTTCCAGATTTGCCACAGGAGCTACAAAAGAAGGTAAAAAGAGTGGTTCATATCTGGAGGCAGAGGCAAATCCTATCAGAGAACGTATTGGCCAAGATAGAGGACCATATTAAGAAAGGAAAACCAACTAGTACCGGTTCATCAAACAATGCCGACAGTAAGATTGAAGACATCACATCACTGTACCAATCTTTAGGTAAATATACTCCAAGCATAAAGTCTACTAGGCTAAAATTTGAGAAATCCTTGGATGCACTTGATCCCAAAAGTATGGTTTATCCTGAGAACTTCAAGACAGTAACAAAAATTGCGACCTCAGCGAAGGAAATATTACACAAATCAATCGATATGAGAAGAACACTTTTAAAGCACTTAGAAACTTTGGGAGAAGAGCAAAAAAAGGTATTAAATAGTGAACTGGACTCTATAAGTGAAATAGATCTCTTACTATCTTTGAAGGATCCATCTAACGTACAAACTTCATCAGCAGTAAATGACGATGTCTTACCCACTTATGAGCAAGAAATTGATAGTGAAAATTCTTCTGAAGAAAGTGACGACGATTCCAAGTCTAAAAAAAGGTCCTCAGAAGATGAGTCGGATCCTCAACTCAAGCGAGTTAAGGTATTTGCCTCGGATGATGTTATGAATAGTGGTTATGAGCCTACTGCCATGTTGAATACGGACGCCGCCGCCATTACTCCGGATGAACAAAATTCTATCACTTCTAGCATTCAGGATTTGCTAAGCAAACTAGCTAATTAG